Genomic segment of Sulfitobacter faviae:
CCCGCAAAGGCTTCGGCCGTGGCCTCGGGGTTCTTGAGGTAGCCTTTCATCACCGCATTGCCGCGGATCATGATCTCGCCCTGCGCCGCGCCGTCACGTGGGGTTTGGGCCATCTCGGCGTCCATCACGGTGATCTCTTCCATCATCGGCATGGCGACACCTTGGCGCGCTTTGATCCCGGCGCGCTCAGGCTCTGGCAGCCCGTCCCATGCGCCTTGCCAGAGACATTCGGTGACATGGCCAAAGGTTTCGGTCAGCCCATAGACCTGCGTGACGTTGAACCCCAGCTTTTCGATCTTCGACAGGGTCGCGGGGCCGGGGGCGCGCCCGCGGTGAAAACCTCGACCCGGTGATCGAAGGCGCGGCGGTCTTCTGCGTCCGCGTTGACCAGCATGTTCAGCACGATGGGCGCGCCGCCGAAATGGGTGACGCCATGCTCGGCGATGGCCTCGTAGATCGCCGCCGCGGTGATGTCGCGGCAGCAGACCAGCGTGCCGCCCAGAAGCGGCATCATCCATGTGTGGTTCCAGCCGTTGCAGTGAAACAGCGGCACGATCTGCATGAAGACCGGGCGCAGCACCATCTGCCATGAGATCACCGTGCCCATGGTCATCAGATAGGCGCCGCGGTGGTGGTAGACCACGCCCTTGGGCCGCCCGGTGGTGCCGGAGGTGTAGTTGAGCGCAAGGCTCTCCCATTCGTCGTCGGGCATGATCCAGCGAAAGTTCGGATTCGCCTCCGCAAGCAACTCTTCGTATTGCGGGTGCCGCCCGCTGGCGGGGAAACCGGCGGGGGCATCGGGCACTTCGATAATGGCGGGGCAGGTGCCCTCCATCCGCGCGCAGGCGTCTTCGGCCAGCGGCAGGAATTCGGTATCGACCAAGAGCACCTTGGCACCGCCGTGGTCGAGGATATAGGCCACCGTGTCGGGATCGAGGCGAATGTTGATGGTGTTGAGCACGGCCCCGCAGGCGGGCACGCCGAAATGCGCCTCGGCCTGCGCGGGCAGGTTGGGGATGAGGGTGGCGACCACATCGCCGGGGGTCACGCCGATTTCGGCCAACAGGGCGGCGAGGCGGGTGCAGCGTTCGTGGTACTGGGCATAGGTGACGCGATGGTCGCCGTGGATCACCGCCGTCTGGTTCGGGAAAACCTCTGCGGCGCGGGCCAAATGCGACAGGGGCGTGAGCGGCACGAAATTCGCCGCGCATTTCTCAAGCCCGCTTTCATCCGTCATCCACCCCATGCGACCCCTCCCAAGGCATTGGTTGCGATTTGGGGTTGAGTATTGCTGCCCGGACGTGACTTTGAAAAGAGGGCAGGAGGGAAAAGGAGGGCAGATGCAGGACACAGCGGTAAAATCGAGGCTGGCGGCGCTTTGCGCGGTGAGCGGTATGGCGGCTTTGGGGCTGACGGACAATTTCGTCCCCTTCATCACCGAGCGCGGGTCGCTCTGGCAGTTTCACTTCCTGCGCGGGCTTATGGCGGTGGCCATTCTGATGGTGCTCGCGGCCTTGGGCTTCGGCATTCTGCGCCCGCGGCGGTTCTGGGCCGTGGCCGGGCGCGGCTTGTTTCAGGCCGGGGCGATGTTGATCTATTTCGGCTGTCTGGCTTTTCTGCCCATCGGGGTGGTGGTGGCGGGGCTGTTCACCTCGCCGCTTTTCGTGCTGATGATCTCGGCCCTGTTTCAGGGCAAACGCGTCGGCCCGTGGCGGTGGGGGCCGTGGCCGTGGGCTTTGCCGGGGCCTTGATGGTGATCCGCCCGGACCCGAGCGATCTTGACCCCGTGGCCTTCCTCCCGCTGCTGGCCGGGGCGCTCTATGCCATCGGCGCCGTGGCGACGCGGGCGTGGTGCGAGGGGGAGAGCACGATGGTGATGACCGCGGGCTTCTTCGGTATGTTGGCAGTCATGGGCGGCATCGGGGTTTTAGTCCTGCCGGGGGCGGAGGTGGCGGGGGCCGAAGGTTTCGTCAGCCGCACATGGGGGCCGCTCGATGGCGCGATGTGGTTCTGGATCGCGGTGCAGGCGGTGGGCTCGCTCATCGGCATCGGCTTTTTGGTGCGCGGCTACCAATTGGGAGAGGCCGGGCATGTGGCGATTTTCGAATATTCGCTGCTGATCTTCGCCAGTTTCTGGGCCTATATCCTTTGGGGCCAAGAGGTGCCGCCCCTGGCATTCTCGGGCATGGCGCTGATCGCACTGGCCGGGGCGGTGATCGCCCTGCGCAGCGATGAGCCTTCGACCCTGCGCGCGCCGGAGGCGGTGGAGTGATCATCAGTCGCGGTCGGCGTTACGTTTTCGTGCATATCCCCAAGACTGGGGGCACCTCATTGGCGCTG
This window contains:
- a CDS encoding DMT family transporter, yielding MAVGAVAVGFAGALMVIRPDPSDLDPVAFLPLLAGALYAIGAVATRAWCEGESTMVMTAGFFGMLAVMGGIGVLVLPGAEVAGAEGFVSRTWGPLDGAMWFWIAVQAVGSLIGIGFLVRGYQLGEAGHVAIFEYSLLIFASFWAYILWGQEVPPLAFSGMALIALAGAVIALRSDEPSTLRAPEAVE